Proteins encoded together in one Armatimonadota bacterium window:
- a CDS encoding Na+/H+ antiporter subunit E gives MMLLWNIFLAAIWAAVTGQVTVLNLLVGFALGHLVLWIVQRAVGPTSSYFRKVRQVLGFAVFYLWELILANLRVAYDVVTPTHHMRPGTIAIPLDARTDVEITMVANLITLTPGTLSLDVSSDRRVLYIHAMYIDDVERVRRRIKRGVERRVLEVLR, from the coding sequence ATGATGCTGCTCTGGAACATTTTTCTGGCTGCGATCTGGGCGGCGGTCACCGGGCAGGTCACGGTGCTCAACCTGCTCGTCGGGTTCGCCCTCGGACACCTGGTCCTCTGGATCGTGCAGCGGGCCGTGGGCCCTACCTCCTCGTACTTCCGCAAGGTCCGTCAGGTGCTGGGGTTCGCGGTCTTCTACCTGTGGGAGCTGATCTTGGCTAACCTCCGCGTCGCCTACGACGTCGTCACGCCGACGCACCACATGCGTCCGGGGACGATCGCCATCCCGCTTGATGCCCGCACCGACGTGGAGATCACGATGGTGGCGAACCTGATCACGCTGACGCCGGGCACGTTGAGCTTGGACGTCTCATCGGACCGGCGCGTCCTGTACATCCACGCCATGTACATCGACGATGTCGAGCGGGTGCGCCGCCGGATCAAACGGGGGGTCGAGCGCCGAGTGCTGGAGGTCCTGCGATGA
- a CDS encoding cation:proton antiporter produces the protein MTVVAFAVLSVALVLAFVRLARGPTLPDRVVALDLISALAVGIIGVYSIETNQRVLIEVAIVLALISFLGTVAFARYLERRARAE, from the coding sequence ATGACCGTCGTGGCGTTCGCCGTGCTGAGCGTTGCTTTGGTGCTGGCCTTCGTCCGACTGGCGCGCGGCCCGACGTTGCCCGACCGGGTCGTGGCGCTCGATCTGATTTCCGCCCTGGCCGTGGGCATCATCGGTGTCTATTCGATTGAGACAAACCAGCGTGTCCTGATCGAGGTGGCGATCGTCCTGGCCCTGATCTCGTTTCTGGGCACGGTCGCCTTTGCCCGCTATCTGGAGAGGCGGGCCCGTGCCGAGTAA
- the mnhG gene encoding monovalent cation/H(+) antiporter subunit G: MPSNLASTALMLIGTAFLLLAAVGVTRMPDLFTRMQAATKASTLGVGCVILSVAVHFGDLGVMARAAAVIVFVLLTAPVAAHMIARAAYLIGVPQWDGTIVDELRGRYDLSANILHSRAAQDGVLERDG, translated from the coding sequence GTGCCGAGTAACCTCGCCTCCACCGCGTTGATGCTCATCGGGACGGCCTTTCTCCTTCTGGCCGCGGTGGGCGTCACGCGTATGCCGGATCTCTTCACCCGGATGCAGGCCGCCACGAAGGCGTCGACCCTGGGGGTCGGATGCGTCATCCTGTCGGTCGCCGTGCACTTCGGCGACCTCGGCGTGATGGCCCGGGCCGCGGCGGTGATCGTGTTCGTCCTTCTCACCGCGCCCGTGGCCGCCCACATGATCGCGCGGGCAGCCTATCTCATCGGTGTGCCACAGTGGGACGGGACGATTGTCGATGAGCTCCGCGGACGGTACGATCTCTCAGCGAACATCCTGCACAGCCGCGCCGCGCAGGATGGCGTCCTGGAGCGCGACGGCTGA
- a CDS encoding cation:proton antiporter, with protein sequence MIRDIALVLTAALAGGVLARLAGQPLFVGYVLGGLLVSPFTPGPAVQDVAAFATLAQIGVVLVMFSIGVELSLRDLIRLGRPALVGAPLVMGLLIGVTIPAGTLVGWPAGQALVVGIVMSVASTMVVARLVTERGETHTPHARIALATTLMEDLVVVVLIAFLAVLAGGDVRPGAVLRGLGRAVLALVPLLVLANRVVPALLVRVARTRNTELFLLVALLVAIGAAALAQGVGLSLALGAFVGGLMISESPLTHEVLVRVLPVRDLFAALFFVSVGTLIRPQILVAHLRDLALLLALIVGGKFFLRLGVLRLFGYPRPTAALASAHLAQVGEFTFVLAQVALGAGLMSEEVYQALLAASLLSILVATGMVQAGHRWVGEPAPLSHPPSVTGPVQVVICGFGRVGAAVAEALEAFGISYAAVDLDGAVVDALRRRGVPCVWGDAASEVVLRRAGADAARLAVVALPDAERATLAVRRLRQINPAAAILARVPHPQDRAALAEAGATEVIQPEFEAAQTMLRHGLEALGISHERVKAYMEQQRAVESGRAEAAPALPLTMRVMSIGPGAWRSRSLRQARIRERTGAWILAVRRRDGSVLANPPPDTVLWEGDEVTVVGLPEQVDLFEALNRQ encoded by the coding sequence GTGATCCGCGACATCGCCCTGGTCCTGACCGCCGCGCTGGCGGGTGGTGTCCTCGCCCGGCTGGCGGGACAGCCCCTGTTCGTGGGATACGTCCTGGGGGGACTTCTGGTCAGCCCCTTCACCCCCGGACCGGCGGTGCAGGACGTGGCGGCGTTTGCGACCCTGGCGCAGATCGGGGTCGTGCTGGTCATGTTTTCCATCGGCGTGGAGCTGTCATTGCGCGACCTGATCCGGCTGGGTAGGCCCGCCCTGGTGGGCGCGCCGCTGGTGATGGGGCTGCTGATCGGGGTGACGATTCCCGCCGGAACCCTGGTCGGGTGGCCGGCGGGGCAGGCGCTGGTGGTGGGTATCGTCATGTCGGTGGCCAGCACCATGGTGGTGGCCAGGCTGGTGACCGAAAGAGGAGAAACCCACACTCCCCACGCGCGGATCGCTCTGGCCACGACGCTCATGGAGGACCTGGTGGTCGTGGTCCTGATCGCGTTTCTGGCGGTCCTCGCCGGCGGCGATGTCCGCCCCGGGGCGGTTCTCCGGGGTCTGGGCCGCGCGGTGCTGGCGCTGGTGCCCCTGTTGGTGCTGGCCAACCGGGTGGTGCCGGCACTGCTGGTCAGGGTGGCCCGTACCCGCAACACCGAGCTGTTCCTCCTGGTGGCGCTGCTCGTCGCCATCGGAGCCGCCGCCCTCGCCCAGGGCGTGGGTCTGTCCCTGGCCCTGGGAGCGTTTGTGGGCGGGCTGATGATCAGCGAGTCGCCGCTGACCCATGAGGTTCTGGTCCGCGTCCTGCCGGTGCGCGATCTCTTTGCGGCGCTGTTCTTCGTGTCCGTCGGCACCCTCATCCGGCCCCAGATTCTGGTCGCGCACCTTCGGGATCTGGCCCTGCTGCTGGCGCTGATCGTGGGGGGCAAGTTCTTCCTGCGCCTGGGCGTGCTGCGGCTGTTCGGCTACCCGCGGCCCACGGCGGCGCTGGCAAGTGCCCACCTGGCCCAGGTGGGAGAGTTTACCTTCGTCCTGGCCCAGGTGGCCCTGGGGGCGGGGCTTATGTCGGAGGAGGTCTACCAGGCGTTGCTGGCCGCCTCTCTGCTGTCGATCCTGGTCGCCACCGGGATGGTGCAGGCGGGGCACCGGTGGGTCGGCGAACCCGCCCCCCTGTCGCATCCCCCCTCGGTCACGGGCCCGGTGCAGGTGGTCATCTGCGGGTTCGGCCGGGTGGGGGCGGCGGTGGCCGAGGCCCTGGAAGCGTTCGGCATCTCGTACGCGGCGGTGGACCTGGATGGGGCGGTCGTGGATGCGCTCCGCCGCAGAGGCGTCCCCTGCGTGTGGGGCGACGCGGCCAGCGAGGTCGTCCTGCGCCGGGCGGGTGCGGATGCCGCGCGCCTGGCCGTGGTCGCCCTCCCGGACGCGGAGCGGGCCACCCTGGCCGTCCGGCGCCTGAGGCAGATCAACCCCGCGGCGGCGATCCTGGCGCGGGTCCCCCACCCGCAGGACCGTGCGGCGCTGGCGGAGGCGGGGGCCACCGAGGTCATCCAGCCGGAGTTCGAAGCGGCCCAGACCATGCTGCGCCACGGGCTGGAGGCTTTGGGGATCTCCCACGAACGGGTCAAAGCCTACATGGAGCAGCAGCGGGCGGTGGAGTCCGGGCGCGCGGAGGCTGCGCCCGCCCTGCCGCTGACCATGCGGGTGATGTCCATCGGTCCGGGAGCCTGGCGGTCCCGTTCGCTGCGCCAGGCGCGCATCCGGGAACGCACCGGCGCCTGGATCCTGGCGGTCCGCCGGCGGGACGGCAGCGTGCTGGCCAACCCGCCCCCGGATACGGTGCTGTGGGAGGGGGACGAGGTGACGGTGGTGGGCCTGCCCGAGCAGGTGGACCTCTTTGAGGCACTGAACAGGCAGTAG
- a CDS encoding DNA glycosylase yields MTPLQAPDLPAEAVLPARAPYHLLRTLTCGQAFGWTRDGPGVSGVFAGRRVYLEQRPEGIHVRGLDSSVHLRALYRYLALDIPLDAVEDRLRQDPVLRRILPCTSGLALLRQDLWECLLGFVISAFNNIPKVELSLRRLREAAGTAPDGRVPSPGAVARLPLKVLRRCALGYRARYVRALARAVAAGRVDLRALDGLPYPEARRMLLALPGVGEKVADCVLLFACGKGEAFPVDVWVRRAVTRWYLGGRRLPDHAIRRWGQERFGPVAGYAQQHLYYYIRTRAKGEGSRFAVRAGPDP; encoded by the coding sequence GTGACCCCCCTGCAGGCTCCTGACCTCCCGGCGGAAGCGGTCCTCCCCGCGCGCGCTCCGTATCACCTGCTGCGCACCCTCACCTGCGGTCAGGCGTTCGGGTGGACCCGGGACGGCCCGGGGGTGAGCGGTGTGTTCGCCGGCCGGCGGGTGTACCTGGAGCAGCGGCCCGAGGGCATCCACGTGCGCGGGCTGGACTCGTCGGTCCACCTGCGGGCGCTGTACCGCTACCTCGCCCTGGACATTCCGCTGGACGCCGTGGAGGACCGGCTGCGGCAGGACCCGGTCCTGCGCCGGATCCTGCCCTGTACCAGCGGTCTTGCGCTGCTGCGCCAGGACCTGTGGGAGTGCCTGCTGGGCTTTGTGATCTCGGCGTTCAACAACATTCCCAAGGTCGAGCTGTCCCTGCGGCGGCTGCGGGAGGCGGCCGGCACGGCGCCGGACGGGCGGGTGCCGTCGCCGGGTGCGGTGGCTCGCCTGCCGCTGAAGGTGCTGCGCCGGTGCGCTCTGGGCTACCGGGCGCGGTACGTGCGGGCCCTGGCGCGGGCGGTGGCCGCCGGTCGGGTCGACCTGCGGGCGCTGGACGGCCTGCCCTACCCGGAGGCCCGGCGGATGCTCCTGGCCCTGCCGGGAGTGGGAGAGAAGGTGGCCGACTGCGTGCTGCTGTTCGCCTGCGGGAAGGGCGAGGCGTTCCCGGTGGACGTGTGGGTCCGCCGGGCCGTCACCCGGTGGTACCTGGGCGGAAGGCGCCTCCCCGACCACGCCATCCGGCGGTGGGGCCAGGAGCGGTTCGGCCCTGTGGCCGGATACGCGCAACAGCACCTGTACTACTACATCCGCACGCGCGCGAAGGGGGAAGGCTCACGGTTCGCAGTACGGGCGGGCCCTGATCCCTGA
- the selD gene encoding selenide, water dikinase SelD, giving the protein MVACAGUASKLGPEDLAQVLRHLPPVSDPDLLVGTSTADDAAVYRLTPDLAVVHTVDVFTPVVDDPYHYGAISAANALSDVYAMGGRPVLALNIVGFPRGRLPLWVLHDILRGGADKAAEAGVLIAGGHSIDDREPKYGLAVLGVVHPDAVVRNTGAQPGDQLVLTKPLGIGVITTGIKQDKTPPPVADEAIAVMETLNRSASEAMAAVGVHAATDVTGYGLLGHLYEMTSASRVRARVWYARVPVLEAARGLVREGAVAAGTVRNYDYLRARVDFGGLDEPDRILLCDAQTSGGLLMAVPAQRLEALLQALHARGVRGSHIGEITGPGDGFIEVAPGGPR; this is encoded by the coding sequence ATGGTCGCCTGCGCCGGGTGAGCGTCCAAACTGGGTCCTGAGGACCTGGCGCAGGTCCTGCGCCATCTTCCCCCGGTGTCCGACCCCGACCTGCTGGTGGGGACGTCGACGGCGGACGACGCGGCCGTGTACCGGCTGACGCCCGACCTGGCCGTGGTGCACACCGTGGACGTGTTCACCCCGGTGGTGGACGACCCGTACCACTACGGGGCCATCTCGGCGGCCAACGCCCTGTCCGACGTCTACGCCATGGGCGGCCGGCCGGTGCTGGCCCTGAACATCGTGGGGTTTCCCCGGGGCCGCCTGCCCCTGTGGGTGCTGCACGACATCCTGCGGGGTGGCGCGGACAAGGCCGCCGAAGCGGGCGTCCTCATCGCCGGGGGGCATTCCATCGACGACCGGGAGCCGAAGTACGGCCTGGCCGTCCTGGGGGTCGTGCACCCCGACGCCGTGGTCCGCAACACGGGAGCGCAGCCGGGCGACCAGCTGGTCCTGACCAAGCCCCTGGGCATCGGGGTCATCACCACCGGCATCAAGCAGGACAAGACTCCTCCCCCTGTCGCCGACGAGGCCATCGCCGTGATGGAGACCCTCAACCGCTCCGCCTCCGAGGCGATGGCCGCCGTGGGCGTCCACGCCGCCACCGACGTCACCGGATACGGCCTGCTGGGCCACCTGTACGAGATGACCTCCGCCAGCCGGGTCCGGGCCCGGGTGTGGTACGCTCGCGTGCCGGTGCTGGAGGCGGCACGGGGCCTGGTCCGCGAAGGCGCCGTCGCCGCGGGGACGGTCCGCAACTACGACTACCTCCGGGCCCGGGTGGATTTCGGGGGCCTGGACGAGCCCGACCGGATCCTGCTGTGCGACGCCCAGACCTCCGGCGGCCTGCTGATGGCCGTCCCGGCCCAGCGGCTGGAGGCCCTCCTGCAGGCCCTGCACGCACGCGGAGTCCGGGGCAGCCACATCGGCGAGATCACCGGTCCCGGCGACGGCTTCATCGAGGTGGCTCCTGGCGGACCCCGGTGA
- a CDS encoding LysR family transcriptional regulator, translating to MRDLVNLHQLRIFYTVARLGSFSRAAEELRISQPSVSIQVADLERSLGVELFEQLGRRIYLTEAGRVLEEYARRILSLAEEARAALDDVRGMRRGRLALGASMTPGAYILPRALGAYQERYPQVVVTLEIAPARRIQEKLARNELDLGVVGAEAVGPDLAAEPLVDDELILVTHPAHPLAAAGIAHVRGLRDHRLILRERGSGTREVVEAAFREVGVQVPVHMELSSIEAIKEAVAAGAGATILSRFAVAADLAAGRLAAVPLADLTIRRRFVLVRHRDKRLTQVAAAFVEVLREVVAAPAGA from the coding sequence GTGAGGGATCTGGTGAACCTGCATCAGCTGCGGATCTTCTACACGGTGGCCCGGCTGGGGAGCTTCTCCCGCGCCGCGGAGGAGCTGCGCATCAGTCAGCCGTCGGTGAGCATCCAGGTGGCCGACCTGGAGCGCTCCCTGGGCGTGGAGCTGTTCGAGCAACTGGGGCGGCGGATCTACCTCACCGAGGCCGGGCGGGTCCTGGAGGAGTACGCCCGCCGCATTCTCAGTCTGGCCGAGGAAGCCCGGGCCGCCCTGGACGACGTCAGGGGGATGCGCCGGGGCCGGCTGGCCCTGGGCGCCAGCATGACGCCGGGCGCCTACATCCTGCCGCGCGCCCTGGGCGCCTACCAGGAGCGCTACCCCCAGGTGGTGGTGACCCTGGAGATTGCCCCCGCCCGGCGGATTCAGGAGAAGCTGGCGCGCAACGAGCTGGACCTGGGCGTGGTGGGCGCCGAGGCCGTGGGTCCCGACCTGGCCGCCGAGCCCCTGGTGGACGACGAGCTGATCCTGGTGACCCACCCCGCCCATCCGCTGGCCGCGGCGGGGATCGCCCACGTCCGGGGCCTGCGGGACCACCGGCTGATCCTCCGGGAGCGCGGCTCGGGCACCCGGGAAGTGGTGGAGGCGGCCTTCCGGGAAGTCGGGGTGCAGGTCCCCGTCCACATGGAGCTGAGCAGCATCGAGGCCATCAAGGAAGCCGTGGCCGCCGGCGCGGGCGCCACCATCCTCTCGCGGTTCGCCGTGGCCGCCGACCTGGCGGCGGGCCGGCTGGCGGCGGTGCCGCTGGCGGACCTGACCATCCGCCGCCGCTTTGTGCTGGTGCGCCACCGGGACAAGCGTCTCACCCAGGTGGCGGCCGCCTTCGTGGAGGTCCTGCGGGAGGTCGTGGCGGCCCCCGCCGGCGCCTGA
- a CDS encoding archease, with translation MSEAPFEVIEHTADVGIVARGRTLEDLFAHAAEGMFHFLIAPGTVRLQESRRVIVEAEDLPGLLVAWLNELLVLLNGHGFVPGSFEVREVSPERLEADVRGEPVDPHRHRFRLDVKAATYHQLEVRRNDQWQARVIFDV, from the coding sequence ATGAGCGAGGCTCCCTTCGAGGTCATCGAGCACACCGCCGACGTGGGGATCGTGGCCCGCGGGCGCACCCTGGAGGACCTGTTCGCCCACGCCGCGGAGGGGATGTTCCACTTCCTCATCGCTCCCGGGACCGTCCGCCTCCAGGAGAGCAGGCGGGTGATCGTGGAGGCGGAGGACCTGCCGGGCCTGCTGGTGGCGTGGCTGAACGAGCTGCTGGTCCTGCTCAACGGCCACGGGTTCGTGCCCGGCTCCTTCGAGGTCCGGGAGGTCTCGCCCGAGCGGCTGGAGGCCGACGTGCGGGGAGAGCCCGTGGACCCCCATCGGCACCGCTTCCGGTTGGACGTGAAGGCGGCGACCTACCACCAGCTGGAGGTCCGGCGCAACGATCAGTGGCAGGCCCGGGTCATCTTTGATGTATAG
- the serS gene encoding serine--tRNA ligase — MLDLKLIREHPDLVREGVRRKQGDPALVDRVLAADARRRSLLAEVERLRAEHRRASAEVTRLAGEERERRIADLRRMADRLRSLEPDLKAAEDELRLALLALPNLPHESVPPGRDASDNVVVRSWGEPTRFDFTPQDHVALGTRLGILDLDRGSKVAGSRFYYLRGAGVLLEQALMRLGLDLLLEEGFEPVITPFLIRPDILLGAYGGAELDTQQIYRIEGENLVLIGTSEQSVAGMYAEETLDEGALPLRVAGVSWCFRREAGSYGRDVRGMYRVHQFDKLEMFSFTTPERSWDEHEYLVSLEERFLQRLGLPYRVVALCAGDTGAPSAKTYDVETWMPGRGGYGETHSCSNCTDFQARRLGIRVRRRGGGTVYAHTLNGTLVATSRALIAVLENYQQRDGTVRVPDALVPYMNGIQVIEPPAHSSRSTRSAHSPRSTPSE; from the coding sequence ATGCTGGATCTGAAGCTCATCCGCGAGCATCCCGACCTGGTGCGGGAGGGAGTCCGCAGGAAGCAGGGGGACCCCGCCCTGGTGGACCGGGTCCTGGCGGCCGATGCCCGCCGCCGCAGCCTGCTGGCGGAGGTGGAGCGGCTGCGGGCCGAACACCGGCGTGCATCGGCGGAGGTGACGCGCCTGGCGGGGGAGGAGCGGGAGCGGCGCATCGCGGACCTGCGCCGGATGGCAGACCGCCTGCGGAGCCTGGAGCCGGACCTGAAGGCGGCGGAAGACGAGCTGCGGCTGGCGCTCCTGGCGCTGCCCAACCTGCCCCACGAGAGCGTGCCCCCGGGGCGGGACGCCTCGGACAACGTGGTGGTGCGGTCCTGGGGCGAGCCCACGCGGTTTGACTTCACGCCTCAGGATCACGTGGCCCTGGGCACGCGCCTGGGCATTCTGGATCTGGACCGAGGGAGCAAGGTGGCCGGCTCGCGCTTTTACTACCTGCGGGGCGCGGGCGTGCTCCTGGAGCAGGCCCTGATGCGCCTGGGGCTGGATCTGCTGCTGGAAGAGGGGTTCGAGCCGGTGATCACCCCCTTCCTCATCCGTCCTGACATCCTCCTGGGAGCCTACGGGGGCGCGGAACTCGACACCCAGCAGATCTACCGCATCGAGGGAGAGAATTTGGTCCTGATCGGTACCTCGGAGCAGAGCGTGGCCGGTATGTACGCCGAGGAGACTCTGGACGAAGGCGCGCTGCCCTTGCGGGTGGCGGGGGTGTCCTGGTGCTTCCGGCGGGAGGCCGGCAGCTACGGCCGGGACGTGCGGGGGATGTACCGGGTGCACCAGTTCGACAAACTGGAGATGTTCTCGTTCACCACCCCCGAGCGCTCCTGGGATGAGCACGAGTACCTGGTCTCGCTGGAGGAGCGCTTCCTGCAGCGGTTGGGGCTGCCGTACCGGGTGGTGGCCCTGTGCGCGGGAGACACCGGCGCGCCCTCGGCCAAGACCTACGATGTGGAAACGTGGATGCCCGGCCGCGGCGGATACGGGGAGACCCACTCGTGCAGCAACTGCACCGACTTCCAGGCCCGCCGCCTGGGCATCCGGGTGCGCCGTCGCGGCGGGGGGACGGTCTACGCCCACACCCTCAACGGCACCCTGGTCGCCACCAGCCGGGCGCTGATCGCCGTGCTGGAAAACTACCAGCAGCGCGACGGCACCGTGCGGGTCCCCGACGCCCTGGTGCCGTACATGAACGGGATCCAGGTGATCGAACCCCCCGCTCACTCTTCGCGATCTACGCGATCTGCGCACTCTCCTCGATCCACCCCGTCCGAGTGA
- a CDS encoding fused MFS/spermidine synthase, whose amino-acid sequence MILRVVVFGAGAVLMGLEIVGSRVLAPYFGSSVYVWGSLISIFLAALSIGYYLGGRAADRWPRPGALAAALLVAGILILLLPVASRPILEALAARDLGPRASPLLASVILFVLPSLLLGTTSPFAVKLAATDLATVGNTAGLLYAISTAGSIAGTLLTAFVLIPAMGVRAILYTLGGSLVAFAALLAVQAGRVVRPATAAAVALLLAAGAAQARAAPGRVLFQKDSLYHRILVHEEGEWRYLRFNRSLQGGMWLRDPTVSPLRYTDYVHLAWLFQPALRRVLVVGLGAGSVPKRFLRDYPAVQVDSVELDPAVVGVAREYFAVRDDPRHRIVVQDGRQYIRRSQDAYDLILMDAYFAEGIPFHLVTREFLRQARARLQPGGVIAANVVGALGGSNSALFRAIYRTYAAEFAGLYVFAVGFAAGREEEATRTILLFATDTPGLTAPILAARLDALQRRRAISELVTRSALRDFYDRPVRTADVPVLTDDYAPVDILPVYGWQPETRN is encoded by the coding sequence GTGATTCTCCGGGTGGTCGTCTTCGGTGCCGGGGCGGTGCTGATGGGGCTGGAGATCGTCGGCAGCCGGGTCCTGGCCCCGTATTTTGGCAGTTCGGTGTACGTCTGGGGCAGCCTCATCAGCATCTTCCTGGCCGCCCTCAGCATCGGGTACTACCTGGGCGGGCGCGCCGCCGACCGGTGGCCGCGGCCCGGCGCCCTGGCGGCGGCGCTCCTGGTCGCGGGGATCCTGATCCTGCTGCTGCCGGTGGCCTCCCGCCCGATCCTGGAGGCGCTGGCGGCCCGGGACCTGGGTCCCCGGGCCAGCCCCCTGCTGGCGTCGGTGATCCTGTTTGTCCTCCCCAGCCTGCTGCTGGGGACCACGTCGCCGTTTGCGGTGAAGCTGGCGGCCACCGACCTGGCCACGGTGGGCAACACCGCCGGGCTGCTGTATGCCATCTCCACCGCCGGCAGCATCGCCGGGACCCTGCTGACCGCGTTCGTCCTCATCCCCGCCATGGGGGTGCGGGCCATCCTGTACACCCTGGGGGGCAGCCTGGTGGCCTTCGCCGCGCTGCTGGCCGTGCAGGCCGGGCGGGTGGTCCGGCCCGCCACCGCGGCGGCGGTGGCGCTGCTGCTGGCCGCCGGGGCGGCGCAGGCCCGGGCGGCGCCCGGGCGGGTCCTGTTCCAGAAGGACAGCCTGTATCACCGCATCCTGGTGCATGAGGAGGGCGAGTGGCGCTACCTCCGGTTCAACCGGTCGCTGCAGGGGGGCATGTGGCTGCGGGACCCCACCGTCAGCCCCCTGCGCTACACCGACTACGTGCACCTGGCGTGGCTGTTCCAGCCGGCCCTGCGGCGGGTGCTGGTGGTGGGCCTGGGGGCCGGTTCGGTGCCCAAACGGTTCCTTCGGGACTACCCCGCCGTGCAGGTGGACTCGGTGGAACTCGACCCGGCGGTGGTGGGCGTGGCCAGGGAGTATTTCGCGGTGCGGGATGATCCCCGCCACCGGATCGTGGTGCAGGACGGCCGCCAGTACATCCGCCGCAGCCAGGACGCCTACGACCTCATCCTGATGGATGCCTACTTTGCCGAAGGCATCCCCTTCCACCTGGTGACCCGGGAGTTTCTCCGCCAGGCCCGCGCGCGGCTTCAGCCCGGGGGCGTCATCGCCGCCAACGTGGTGGGGGCCCTGGGCGGCTCCAACAGCGCCCTGTTCCGGGCCATCTACCGCACCTACGCCGCCGAGTTCGCCGGCCTGTACGTGTTTGCGGTGGGGTTTGCGGCCGGGCGGGAAGAGGAGGCCACCCGGACGATCCTGCTGTTTGCCACGGACACGCCGGGCCTGACGGCCCCGATCCTCGCGGCCCGCCTGGACGCGCTGCAGCGCCGGCGGGCCATCTCCGAGCTGGTCACCCGGTCGGCGCTGCGGGACTTCTACGACCGGCCCGTGCGCACCGCGGACGTGCCGGTCCTCACCGACGACTACGCGCCGGTGGACATCCTCCCCGTGTACGGCTGGCAGCCGGAAACCCGCAACTGA
- a CDS encoding ribonuclease H-like YkuK family protein — MDFYSPTYGRLTFRQMFERLVDFINEDPDQRYHLIVGTDSLLGDRTCFVTAVIIHRVGRGGRYFFRKTYQRKMASLRQRILVETSLSLETAGLLSAELSRNGHAELPVEIHLDVGPNGDTKQIIREVVGMVNGSGYLAVTKPDAYGATKVADKHSK; from the coding sequence ATGGATTTCTATAGCCCGACCTACGGCCGGCTGACCTTCCGGCAGATGTTCGAGAGGCTGGTCGACTTCATCAACGAGGACCCCGACCAGCGCTATCACCTCATCGTCGGCACCGACTCCCTGCTGGGAGACCGCACCTGCTTCGTGACGGCCGTCATCATCCACCGGGTGGGCCGCGGCGGGCGGTACTTCTTCCGGAAAACCTACCAGCGCAAGATGGCCAGCCTGCGCCAGCGGATTCTGGTGGAGACGTCCCTCAGCCTGGAGACTGCCGGCCTGCTCAGCGCCGAACTGTCCCGCAACGGCCACGCGGAGCTGCCGGTGGAGATTCACCTGGACGTGGGCCCCAACGGCGACACCAAGCAGATCATCCGCGAGGTGGTGGGCATGGTGAACGGCTCGGGCTACCTGGCCGTCACCAAGCCCGACGCCTACGGCGCCACCAAAGTCGCCGACAAGCACTCCAAATAG